A single Candidatus Neomarinimicrobiota bacterium DNA region contains:
- a CDS encoding FmdB family zinc ribbon protein, translated as MPTYSYVCDACGHQFDRFQAITDEPVRQCPSCGQKRVRRLIGAGIGLIFKGSGFYLTDYARPKEVTSDRTPPGESTADGNGQEKAAPSGESPQDTPGNTESPSSAHKSDA; from the coding sequence ATGCCGACGTATAGTTACGTATGTGATGCCTGCGGCCACCAGTTTGATCGGTTCCAGGCCATAACCGATGAGCCGGTCAGGCAATGCCCCAGCTGCGGTCAGAAGCGTGTCCGGCGCTTAATCGGGGCTGGGATAGGGTTGATATTCAAAGGTTCCGGCTTTTATCTCACCGACTACGCCCGTCCCAAGGAGGTCACTTCTGACCGGACCCCGCCAGGCGAATCCACTGCCGACGGCAACGGGCAAGAGAAAGCAGCACCATCGGGGGAAAGTCCACAGGATACCCCCGGAAATACTGAGAGCCCATCTAGCGCTCATAAAAGTGACGCATGA
- a CDS encoding ComEA family DNA-binding protein has protein sequence MKVFTAGEKRVLLFLSALLFIGLVVQQVRRHFERPTTAEQAARERSLEAFREGSLRYVATADSAAAALWALGLESPIDVNRASWEELQILPGIGPVLAQKIVDYRARNGYFRTVQDLIEVKGIGPKLLMRWEGFITIQPDTMIKKGMPVE, from the coding sequence GTGAAGGTCTTCACTGCGGGTGAGAAACGTGTTCTTTTGTTCCTGTCCGCGCTGCTGTTCATCGGGCTCGTTGTGCAGCAGGTTCGCCGTCACTTCGAAAGGCCGACAACCGCCGAGCAGGCAGCTCGTGAAAGGTCGCTGGAAGCGTTCCGGGAGGGTAGCCTTCGCTACGTAGCCACAGCCGATTCGGCAGCTGCTGCCTTGTGGGCTCTTGGTCTCGAGAGCCCTATTGATGTGAACCGAGCCAGCTGGGAAGAGCTGCAGATACTGCCCGGTATCGGGCCGGTGTTAGCCCAAAAAATCGTCGATTATCGAGCCAGAAACGGATATTTTAGGACCGTCCAGGACCTGATAGAAGTCAAGGGGATCGGTCCCAAACTGCTGATGCGGTGGGAAGGATTTATCACTATACAACCAGATACAATGATTAAGAAAGGCATGCCCGTTGAATAA
- the dnaJ gene encoding molecular chaperone DnaJ, whose protein sequence is MPDYYDILGVDRHANDDEIKKAYRRMALKYHPDKNPGDKSAEQKFKEAAEAYEVLHNPQKRAQYDRFGAVGIDGATGAGGFEFDLSDALRTFMSGFGGFGGFDDFFGTTTRTRRRTEKGTDLRVTLPLSYEEIAAGVEKTIRVKRFEICDACAGSGAASGGGQVTCPQCGGSGEIRQVQRSILGQIVHVHECRNCGGTGRVVERPCRTCHGEGRTKVSKEVKIEVPVGVAAGNYMTMHDQGNRGRRGTRAGDLIVIFDEKEHPIFTRHGRDVLLTVNVTFTEAALGTTIEVPTLDGTANLKIPPGIQAGHILRMRGKGFPELRGRIRGDQLVRIQVVAPSNLNDRQRSFYEELREIESPIADPERYGKFGG, encoded by the coding sequence ATGCCGGATTATTATGACATACTGGGCGTTGACCGGCACGCCAACGACGACGAGATCAAGAAGGCTTACCGCCGGATGGCCCTGAAATACCACCCTGACAAGAACCCCGGGGATAAGAGCGCCGAGCAGAAATTCAAGGAGGCTGCTGAAGCCTACGAGGTGTTGCACAATCCTCAAAAGCGGGCCCAGTATGATCGCTTCGGAGCTGTTGGGATAGATGGTGCTACCGGTGCCGGCGGGTTTGAATTTGACCTATCCGATGCCCTCCGCACTTTCATGTCCGGTTTTGGCGGCTTTGGCGGTTTCGATGACTTTTTCGGCACGACAACCCGCACCAGGCGCCGGACAGAGAAGGGCACTGACCTTCGGGTAACCCTCCCGCTCAGCTATGAGGAAATCGCTGCCGGGGTGGAGAAGACGATCCGGGTCAAGCGCTTTGAGATCTGCGATGCGTGCGCTGGTTCTGGTGCCGCCAGCGGGGGCGGTCAGGTTACCTGTCCCCAGTGTGGTGGTTCGGGTGAAATACGGCAGGTACAACGCTCCATACTCGGGCAGATCGTACATGTGCACGAATGCCGGAACTGCGGTGGGACCGGTAGAGTGGTGGAGCGACCCTGCCGGACCTGCCATGGCGAGGGACGCACAAAGGTCAGCAAGGAAGTCAAGATTGAGGTTCCGGTGGGAGTTGCCGCCGGTAACTACATGACTATGCATGATCAGGGCAATCGGGGCCGACGAGGAACCCGGGCCGGGGATCTGATTGTTATATTCGATGAGAAGGAACATCCTATATTCACCCGCCATGGTCGTGATGTTCTTCTGACCGTAAACGTTACTTTTACCGAGGCGGCTCTAGGGACCACTATCGAAGTGCCGACTCTGGATGGGACTGCGAACCTCAAAATTCCACCCGGGATTCAGGCGGGTCATATCCTTCGGATGCGAGGTAAGGGTTTCCCGGAATTGCGAGGCCGAATTCGGGGCGACCAGCTGGTGCGGATTCAAGTAGTGGCACCCTCCAATTTAAACGATCGTCAGCGCAGCTTTTATGAAGAGCTCCGGGAGATCGAGTCACCCATTGCAGACCCGGAGCGCTACGGAAAGTTTGGCGGCTAA
- a CDS encoding nucleotide exchange factor GrpE, which yields MPVRNTKQQQPATDDEPKSKTKGAGRTDKGTTSIGGGAPKEPVQAITKEQPVQRPTDTEKIHELEARFKELEDRYIRLRAEYDNHIKRSNKEKDELITYAGSYVFRSILPILDDLRRTVDHARQDESQKDDPVLQGIELIIEKFAKFLEAEGVQIFNSVGEAFDPELHEALMTRSSNEHPPGTVLEEYEPGYKYRDKVLRHAKVVVSG from the coding sequence ATGCCGGTAAGAAATACGAAACAGCAGCAACCTGCCACTGACGACGAGCCCAAGTCGAAGACAAAGGGCGCTGGCCGGACTGATAAAGGAACCACCAGCATTGGCGGTGGGGCTCCAAAGGAGCCGGTCCAGGCCATAACAAAAGAGCAGCCAGTCCAGCGCCCGACCGATACGGAAAAGATCCATGAGCTGGAAGCCCGTTTCAAAGAACTGGAAGATAGATATATCCGCCTGCGGGCTGAATATGACAATCATATCAAACGGTCGAATAAAGAAAAAGATGAACTCATCACCTACGCGGGCAGCTATGTCTTTCGTTCGATCTTGCCCATTCTGGATGACCTGAGGAGAACTGTCGATCACGCCCGCCAGGATGAGTCCCAGAAAGATGACCCTGTTCTTCAAGGGATCGAGCTTATCATTGAAAAATTTGCCAAATTTTTGGAAGCAGAAGGGGTTCAGATCTTCAACTCAGTCGGGGAAGCCTTCGACCCGGAGCTGCATGAGGCCCTGATGACCCGTTCTTCCAATGAGCACCCGCCCGGGACCGTATTAGAAGAGTATGAACCCGGTTACAAGTATCGGGATAAGGTTCTCAGGCATGCCAAAGTGGTGGTGAGCGGCTGA
- the nrfH gene encoding cytochrome c nitrite reductase small subunit produces the protein MLGIFAGLSAFTFFYARGASYFLDDPQACQNCHIMREQFDAWNRSSHKAVATCNDCHTPKNFVGKYAVKGINGWNHSAAFTAGGFPEPIQIREFNREITVNNCIRCHEEVISRMLMNIKGEKADCTACHGNVGHQERE, from the coding sequence TTGCTTGGCATATTCGCAGGCCTTTCGGCTTTTACTTTTTTTTATGCCCGGGGTGCTTCCTATTTCCTTGATGACCCGCAGGCCTGTCAGAACTGCCATATTATGCGGGAGCAATTCGACGCCTGGAACCGTTCCAGCCACAAAGCGGTGGCCACCTGCAACGACTGTCACACACCAAAGAACTTCGTCGGAAAATACGCCGTCAAGGGGATTAACGGCTGGAACCACAGCGCCGCTTTCACTGCGGGGGGATTCCCCGAGCCGATCCAGATCAGGGAGTTCAATCGCGAAATTACCGTAAATAATTGCATACGATGTCATGAAGAGGTCATCAGCCGTATGCTTATGAACATTAAAGGCGAAAAGGCCGATTGCACTGCCTGTCACGGGAATGTGGGGCATCAAGAACGCGAATAA
- the coaD gene encoding pantetheine-phosphate adenylyltransferase, with product MRTVVYPGTFDPITNGHLDVIVRALNLFDKVIVAVADNPDKVPLFNVEERLELIRETVKDLGPVEVDHFSGLAVDYAKAKGACAIIRGLRAISDFEIEFQMALMNRHMDQDVATVFLMPHYRYTHLNSSIIREIASLNGDIADFVPPVVQKALTRKYRRD from the coding sequence ATGAGAACAGTTGTTTATCCCGGCACTTTCGATCCCATCACCAACGGTCACCTGGACGTCATTGTTCGGGCACTCAACCTCTTTGATAAGGTCATCGTCGCCGTCGCCGATAATCCGGATAAGGTACCACTGTTCAATGTTGAAGAGCGGCTGGAGCTGATTCGGGAAACCGTGAAAGACCTGGGTCCTGTGGAGGTGGATCATTTCTCGGGCCTGGCGGTGGACTATGCCAAGGCCAAGGGCGCTTGTGCCATTATCCGCGGTTTGAGAGCGATTTCGGACTTCGAGATCGAATTCCAGATGGCCCTTATGAACCGTCATATGGATCAGGATGTGGCCACTGTCTTCCTTATGCCCCATTACCGCTATACCCACCTAAACTCGTCTATCATTCGGGAAATCGCCAGCCTGAATGGGGATATCGCCGACTTTGTCCCGCCGGTAGTCCAGAAGGCCCTCACCCGCAAGTATCGAAGGGATTAA
- the icd gene encoding NADP-dependent isocitrate dehydrogenase, whose amino-acid sequence MGSYQHIVPPPEGEKITKTAAGLQVPDVPIIPFIEGDGTGPDIWRAAVRVFDAAVEKAYGGQRRIAWMEIYGGDKANEVYGRDTWLPDETLEAIRDHLLAIKGPLTTPVGGGIRSLNVTMRQKLDLFVCLRPVRYFKGVPSPVKHPERVDMVVFRENTEDIYAGIEFQYGTDDLKKFLKLFKDAFGERYQKIRFPDTTGIGIKPVSQEGTQRLVRAAIRYALEHGRKSVTLVHKGNIMKYTEGAFKNWGYDVAEEEFGDKVFTWITYDRIKKTMGELAANNAQQEALDAGKLLIKDAIADAFLQQILTRANEFDVIATLNLNGDYISDALAAQVGGIGIAPGANINYDTGAAIFESTHGTGPKYAGKDMVNPGSLILSGELMLRYIGWNEAADLIIKGLEGAIGDKLVTYDFHRLMEGATKLKTSEFATAMIERM is encoded by the coding sequence ATGGGTTCCTATCAACATATTGTACCGCCTCCGGAGGGGGAGAAAATCACCAAGACGGCTGCGGGCCTGCAGGTGCCGGATGTACCCATCATACCCTTCATTGAGGGTGACGGGACCGGTCCCGATATCTGGCGGGCGGCGGTGCGGGTGTTCGATGCCGCCGTGGAGAAGGCCTATGGCGGCCAGCGCAGGATCGCGTGGATGGAAATCTACGGCGGAGACAAGGCCAACGAGGTCTACGGCCGCGACACCTGGCTTCCCGATGAGACCCTGGAGGCAATCAGGGATCATCTCCTGGCCATCAAGGGGCCCCTCACCACTCCTGTGGGCGGAGGCATCCGCTCCCTGAACGTTACCATGCGCCAGAAACTGGACCTGTTCGTTTGCCTGCGGCCGGTGCGCTACTTCAAGGGTGTACCATCGCCGGTCAAGCACCCGGAGCGGGTGGATATGGTTGTCTTCCGGGAGAATACCGAGGATATCTACGCCGGAATTGAGTTCCAATATGGCACGGATGACTTAAAGAAATTCTTGAAGTTATTTAAGGATGCATTCGGTGAGCGCTATCAAAAGATCCGCTTTCCCGATACCACCGGAATCGGCATCAAGCCCGTTTCGCAGGAAGGTACCCAGCGGCTGGTGCGGGCGGCGATCCGTTATGCCCTGGAGCACGGCCGCAAGAGCGTCACCCTGGTGCACAAGGGCAACATCATGAAGTACACCGAGGGCGCCTTCAAGAATTGGGGCTACGACGTGGCCGAGGAAGAGTTCGGCGATAAGGTCTTCACCTGGATCACGTACGACCGCATCAAGAAGACCATGGGGGAGCTGGCCGCCAACAACGCCCAGCAGGAGGCCCTGGACGCCGGGAAGTTGCTCATCAAGGACGCCATCGCCGACGCCTTCCTCCAGCAGATCCTTACCCGGGCCAACGAATTCGACGTCATCGCCACCCTGAACCTGAACGGCGACTACATCTCCGATGCCCTGGCGGCCCAGGTGGGGGGCATCGGCATTGCCCCCGGCGCCAACATCAACTACGACACCGGCGCGGCCATCTTCGAGTCCACCCACGGCACCGGACCCAAGTATGCCGGCAAGGACATGGTCAATCCCGGCTCCCTGATCCTCTCCGGCGAGCTCATGCTGCGCTACATCGGCTGGAACGAGGCCGCCGACCTGATCATCAAGGGCCTGGAAGGGGCCATCGGCGACAAGCTGGTGACCTACGACTTCCACCGCCTCATGGAGGGCGCCACCAAACTCAAGACCAGCGAGTTCGCCACAGCCATGATCGAGCGGATGTAA
- a CDS encoding RsmD family RNA methyltransferase has product MKLQVPKGYLRKSPDKAIRPTKAVVRKSIFQRLEPWTDKLVCDFYAGIGTLGIEALSRGSAHVTFVENDPDVLAALERNLAKIGAQDRCTVSRTDVASFLASAPRQFDVVLADPPYYSIGWGELQPRVAEILAPGGVFVMELPRKAPLPENVNVRTFGRTKVGIWRKPT; this is encoded by the coding sequence TTGAAGCTGCAGGTCCCGAAAGGATACCTTCGTAAAAGCCCGGACAAGGCCATTCGCCCAACGAAAGCCGTGGTTCGGAAATCGATCTTTCAACGATTGGAGCCCTGGACTGATAAGCTCGTTTGCGATTTCTATGCTGGCATCGGCACCTTGGGCATTGAGGCCCTCAGTCGGGGGTCTGCCCACGTCACCTTTGTGGAAAATGATCCTGATGTGCTGGCCGCACTGGAAAGGAACCTGGCTAAGATCGGGGCGCAAGATAGATGTACGGTTAGCCGGACAGATGTGGCCTCGTTTCTGGCGTCGGCACCGCGGCAGTTCGATGTGGTACTGGCCGATCCACCTTATTACAGTATCGGGTGGGGCGAGCTGCAGCCGCGGGTTGCGGAGATCCTTGCTCCCGGCGGAGTGTTTGTTATGGAGCTGCCTCGGAAGGCACCCTTGCCTGAGAATGTCAATGTACGAACATTCGGCCGAACCAAAGTAGGAATATGGCGGAAACCAACATGA
- a CDS encoding type II toxin-antitoxin system HicB family antitoxin translates to MERHFTLEYWIDEGWYVGKLKEVPGVFSQGETLDELEENIREAYQLMKEESPITRAGVNTKEILVDVE, encoded by the coding sequence ATGGAACGACATTTCACGCTTGAGTACTGGATTGATGAGGGCTGGTATGTAGGGAAATTGAAGGAGGTCCCCGGCGTGTTCAGTCAGGGTGAGACCCTTGATGAATTGGAAGAGAACATCCGGGAAGCCTACCAGTTGATGAAGGAGGAATCCCCAATTACCCGTGCTGGAGTGAACACAAAAGAAATCCTCGTTGATGTTGAATGA
- the hrcA gene encoding heat-inducible transcriptional repressor HrcA — MIKEQLSERERSILAVTVKDYIQTAQPVASNRVRNVYKFPISAATIRNTMAALERAGYLIHPHTSAGKIPTDKGYRTYVNQLMVVEELNAKIVDQVRRSLDQISGDVDKLLRIVAHIISQLSGAVGITITPFNPRARLRLLRLIPVSYRRMLIVLELDGGSVRTVVAEGKRTVEEYQIAILEEILNERLGGLILGEIQATIGPRLEGTLADDLGFTTLIVDHSSTLFDDREQSEMYIYGLRQVLTGPEFVDQSNVVTLVSLLENEERLRELLLGDRPEGYIHVTIGHEHEDEELETFATISQSFHLGNSLGTLAVLAPKRVNYPLVFAVLEFMSHTVSKLIEDRA; from the coding sequence ATGATTAAGGAGCAGCTATCAGAGCGGGAACGCAGCATCTTGGCCGTTACGGTAAAAGACTATATCCAGACGGCTCAACCGGTAGCCTCCAATCGGGTCAGGAATGTTTACAAATTCCCCATTAGTGCGGCCACCATCCGCAATACCATGGCAGCCCTCGAACGGGCCGGCTACCTGATCCATCCCCATACTTCGGCCGGGAAGATCCCGACTGACAAAGGCTACCGGACCTACGTCAACCAGCTCATGGTGGTGGAAGAGTTGAATGCCAAGATAGTGGACCAGGTCCGCCGTAGCCTGGACCAAATCTCAGGGGATGTTGACAAGCTGTTGCGGATCGTCGCTCACATTATTTCGCAGCTTTCCGGCGCAGTCGGGATTACTATCACGCCTTTCAACCCTCGGGCGCGGTTGCGCTTACTCAGGCTAATTCCCGTCAGCTACCGGCGCATGCTGATTGTCCTGGAACTGGACGGTGGAAGTGTGCGTACCGTGGTAGCGGAGGGTAAGCGAACCGTAGAAGAATATCAGATCGCTATCCTGGAAGAAATCCTGAATGAGCGCCTGGGTGGATTAATCCTTGGGGAGATCCAGGCCACCATTGGGCCGAGGCTGGAAGGTACACTGGCTGACGATCTGGGTTTCACCACATTGATTGTGGATCATTCCAGCACACTGTTCGATGACCGGGAGCAGAGTGAAATGTACATCTACGGCCTGCGACAGGTCCTGACGGGGCCTGAGTTTGTTGATCAGAGTAATGTGGTGACTCTAGTGAGCTTGTTGGAAAACGAGGAGCGGCTGCGGGAATTGTTACTGGGCGACAGGCCGGAGGGTTACATCCATGTAACCATCGGTCATGAACACGAAGATGAAGAGCTAGAAACCTTTGCCACCATTAGCCAGAGCTTTCACCTTGGTAATTCATTGGGCACCCTGGCGGTGCTGGCACCTAAGCGGGTCAACTACCCATTGGTCTTTGCCGTCCTGGAATTCATGAGTCACACCGTATCGAAGCTAATAGAAGATCGAGCCTAG
- a CDS encoding type II toxin-antitoxin system HicA family toxin — MKRGNFIRELVNDGCYLKRHGKKHDIYVNPRNGKQAPVPRHPEIKESLCELIRRQLGL; from the coding sequence ATGAAAAGAGGCAACTTCATCAGAGAGCTGGTCAATGATGGTTGCTATTTGAAACGGCACGGAAAGAAGCATGATATCTACGTCAACCCGCGAAATGGGAAGCAAGCACCGGTACCACGGCATCCGGAGATTAAGGAAAGCCTCTGCGAGCTCATCCGGAGGCAGCTCGGACTGTAG